One genomic segment of Chitinophagales bacterium includes these proteins:
- the tsaE gene encoding tRNA (adenosine(37)-N6)-threonylcarbamoyltransferase complex ATPase subunit type 1 TsaE, whose translation MKTIEETVSLKQLPSFCKEILPFIKENKKILFYGEMGSGKTTMIKELVKLLGSRNEVSSPTFALINLYELNTDEDIVHFDLYRLKDEQELFSIGAIDYIESNNICLIEWPQLVEPFIEAGLKIEIEKLNENERKICIFNF comes from the coding sequence TTGAAAACCATTGAAGAAACCGTTTCATTAAAACAACTACCCTCTTTTTGCAAAGAAATATTGCCTTTTATAAAAGAAAACAAAAAAATACTTTTTTATGGCGAAATGGGTTCGGGCAAAACTACCATGATTAAAGAATTAGTAAAACTATTAGGTAGCCGCAATGAAGTAAGTAGCCCTACCTTTGCCCTTATTAATTTGTACGAACTAAATACTGATGAAGATATAGTACATTTTGATTTGTACAGGCTTAAAGATGAGCAAGAGTTATTTAGCATAGGAGCTATTGATTATATAGAGAGCAACAATATTTGTTTAATAGAATGGCCTCAGTTAGTAGAACCATTTATTGAAGCAGGTTTAAAAATAGAGATTGAAAAATTAAATGAAAATGAGAGAAAAATTTGTATTTTTAATTTTTGA
- a CDS encoding alanine dehydrogenase — MSEDSSKQNLTPEHFGIMPLVEAVMVKSKEKKLYIGLPKERTFNENRIGLTPDAVRVLVANGHRVTLEHDAGKLCGFSDYLYAEAGAQVTKNIEEVFQADLIIKVAPPTLFEIELMQPNQFLVSPIHIPTITKEYLYGLMKKKINAIAYEFYQDEANNYPFVTAMSEIAGSNAILIAAELMSNVNNGKGMFLGGISGVPPAKVVLLGAGTVGTFAARAALGLGAQISVFDNDLHKLTQLQNNIGQRVFTSVITPEVLKKEILEADVVIGAIHSPTGRTPEIVSEEIVENMKKGAVIVDVSIDQGGCFATSRMTTLENPTYVEHDVIHYCVPNIPARVAQTASFAFSHLLTPILFKADSVGGISNLIRYDRGACKGIYTYNGHLTHNHLSQKFDIKYTNLNLIFGAGF, encoded by the coding sequence ATGTCTGAAGATTCATCAAAACAAAACCTTACTCCCGAACATTTTGGCATTATGCCCCTTGTGGAAGCCGTGATGGTTAAAAGTAAAGAAAAAAAACTTTACATAGGACTACCTAAAGAACGTACTTTTAATGAAAACCGAATAGGTTTAACGCCCGATGCTGTAAGAGTTCTTGTGGCAAACGGACATCGGGTTACTTTAGAACACGATGCAGGAAAACTATGCGGGTTTTCAGATTATTTATATGCCGAAGCAGGAGCACAAGTTACCAAAAACATAGAAGAAGTTTTTCAAGCCGATTTAATTATAAAAGTAGCACCTCCTACCCTTTTTGAAATTGAGCTAATGCAGCCCAACCAATTTTTAGTTTCGCCTATACATATTCCCACTATTACAAAGGAATATTTATATGGCTTGATGAAGAAAAAAATTAACGCCATTGCTTATGAATTTTATCAAGATGAAGCTAATAATTATCCTTTTGTTACAGCCATGAGTGAAATAGCAGGTTCTAACGCTATACTAATAGCAGCAGAATTAATGAGCAATGTAAATAATGGCAAAGGCATGTTTTTAGGAGGCATTTCCGGTGTGCCACCAGCTAAAGTTGTGCTATTAGGAGCCGGCACAGTAGGTACATTTGCTGCCAGAGCGGCATTGGGTTTAGGAGCTCAAATTTCTGTTTTTGATAATGATTTACATAAACTTACACAATTACAAAACAATATAGGACAAAGGGTATTTACTTCCGTAATAACCCCCGAAGTATTGAAAAAAGAAATTTTAGAAGCTGATGTAGTAATAGGTGCTATACACAGCCCTACGGGAAGAACTCCCGAAATAGTTTCGGAAGAAATTGTAGAGAATATGAAAAAAGGTGCGGTAATTGTAGATGTAAGTATAGACCAAGGTGGCTGTTTTGCTACCAGCAGAATGACAACTTTAGAAAATCCTACTTATGTAGAGCATGATGTAATACATTATTGTGTACCAAATATTCCTGCTCGTGTAGCTCAAACGGCAAGTTTTGCGTTTAGCCACTTGCTTACACCCATTTTATTTAAAGCAGACAGTGTAGGAGGTATTTCTAACTTAATAAGATACGACCGTGGTGCTTGCAAAGGCATATACACATACAACGGGCATTTAACCCACAATCATTTATCTCAAAAATTTGATATTAAATACACCAATTTGAATTTAATTTTTGGAGCAGGATTTTAA
- a CDS encoding aldehyde dehydrogenase, which yields MQIPKYLQNYINGKLQKPIDNQYIDNVNPAIGEVYSQIPLSNHKDLEKAVQSAKEAFPFWSNAGIKYRSEILIKLAQLIKENEDFLAQAESLDNGKPIKLAKAVDIPRAYDNIHFFATAIEHFASEAHHMENTAINYTLRRPIGVVGCISPWNLPLYLFTWKIAPALASGNCVIAKPSEVTPLTAYLFSELCIKAGLPKGVLNILHGTGQSIGQEIVAHPEIKAISFTGGTATGAHIAKTAAPMFKKLSLELGGKNPNIIFNDANIEEAVDTSVKAAFSNQGQICLCGSRIYVQADIYDEFKEKFVAKVKQLKVGNPADENTNIGAVVSKPHFDKILKHIAIAKEEDGKILTGGKPITIEGAFKNGFYIEPTVIENLPLACSTNKDEIFGPVVTLNKFETEEEVIALANDNRYGLSATIFTEDLRKAHRVAEKIEAGIVWVNTWLLRDLRTPFGGVKSSGVGREGGFEALRFFTEPKNICIKY from the coding sequence ATGCAAATACCTAAATATTTACAAAACTATATTAATGGCAAATTGCAAAAGCCAATAGATAACCAATATATAGATAATGTTAATCCAGCAATAGGAGAAGTTTATAGCCAAATTCCGCTAAGTAATCATAAAGATTTAGAAAAAGCCGTACAAAGTGCTAAAGAAGCTTTTCCTTTTTGGTCTAATGCCGGAATAAAATACAGAAGTGAAATACTAATAAAATTAGCTCAACTAATAAAAGAAAATGAAGATTTTTTAGCCCAAGCAGAATCTTTAGATAATGGGAAACCGATAAAATTGGCAAAAGCTGTAGATATACCCAGAGCATACGATAATATTCATTTTTTTGCTACGGCAATAGAGCATTTTGCCAGTGAAGCTCACCACATGGAAAACACGGCTATTAACTACACACTTCGCAGACCGATAGGCGTGGTAGGCTGTATTTCTCCATGGAATTTACCCTTGTATTTATTCACTTGGAAAATAGCTCCGGCATTAGCATCGGGCAACTGTGTGATAGCCAAACCAAGCGAAGTTACGCCCTTAACGGCTTATCTTTTTTCCGAATTATGTATTAAAGCCGGCTTACCCAAAGGTGTTTTAAATATTTTGCATGGCACAGGGCAATCTATTGGGCAAGAAATAGTAGCTCACCCCGAAATTAAAGCCATTTCTTTCACGGGAGGAACCGCTACAGGAGCACATATAGCTAAAACGGCAGCTCCTATGTTTAAAAAACTAAGTTTAGAGTTGGGAGGCAAAAACCCTAATATTATATTTAATGATGCCAATATAGAGGAAGCTGTTGATACTTCTGTAAAAGCCGCTTTTAGTAACCAAGGGCAAATATGTTTGTGTGGTTCAAGAATATATGTTCAGGCAGATATTTATGATGAATTTAAGGAAAAGTTTGTAGCCAAGGTAAAACAACTAAAAGTAGGCAATCCGGCAGATGAAAATACCAATATAGGAGCTGTGGTTTCTAAACCACATTTTGATAAAATATTGAAACACATAGCAATAGCTAAAGAAGAAGATGGCAAAATTCTTACAGGAGGAAAACCTATTACTATAGAAGGGGCATTTAAAAATGGCTTTTATATAGAACCTACGGTAATTGAAAATTTACCTTTGGCATGCTCTACCAATAAAGATGAAATTTTTGGACCGGTAGTAACTTTAAATAAATTTGAAACAGAAGAAGAAGTAATAGCTTTAGCCAATGATAACAGATACGGACTTTCTGCCACTATTTTTACCGAAGATTTAAGAAAAGCCCATCGGGTAGCAGAAAAAATAGAAGCAGGCATTGTGTGGGTTAATACATGGCTGCTAAGAGATTTACGTACGCCATTTGGCGGAGTAAAAAGCAGTGGAGTAGGGCGTGAGGGAGGTTTTGAAGCTTTACGCTTTTTTACGGAACCTAAAAATATTTGTATAAAATATTGA
- a CDS encoding PglZ domain-containing protein translates to MSNIKILWADDEIDLLKPQIMFLESKGYEIVPVSNGQDAIDKVQEEEIDIVFLDESMPGLSGLETLPKIKEIKQHIPVVMITKNEEEDLMEEAIGSQITDYLIKPVKSQQILLTLKKIVDNKRLVKEKTQSAYQQDFQKLFMRMQDRLDHSEWIDLYKKLIFWELELDKSNTNEMAEILASQKSEANKEFAKYVTKNYIDWFKNTDEAPLLSHNLFKEKVFNLLKQDKPTFFILIDNFRYDQWKAIEPVLLENFKVQQEDMFYSILPTATQYARNAIFSGLTPLQIQEHYPNYWKNDEDEGGKNLYEEELVNELIKRTFREPIKVSYTKVTNFDAGKLLEDNMNNLLNNKLNVIVYNFVDTVSHAKTEMDMIKELASDDSAFRSLTLSWFEHSPLHNAIKKLIDKDVNIVITTDHGMKLVQHPSKCIGDRNTSTNIRYKTGKSLAFEARDVFEVKDPKQAHLPSTNLSSSYIFAKEDIYLVYQNNYNKFVQYFKDTFQHGGISLEEMIIPYIELKAK, encoded by the coding sequence ATGTCAAATATTAAAATTTTATGGGCTGATGATGAAATAGATTTGCTTAAGCCCCAAATCATGTTTTTAGAAAGCAAAGGATATGAAATTGTACCCGTGTCTAATGGGCAAGATGCCATAGATAAAGTACAAGAAGAAGAAATAGATATTGTTTTTTTAGACGAATCAATGCCTGGTCTTTCAGGCTTGGAAACATTGCCTAAAATAAAGGAAATAAAACAACATATTCCTGTGGTAATGATAACTAAAAATGAAGAAGAAGACCTAATGGAAGAAGCCATTGGTTCGCAAATTACCGACTATTTAATTAAGCCTGTAAAATCGCAGCAAATACTGCTTACTTTAAAGAAAATAGTAGATAACAAACGACTAGTAAAAGAAAAAACACAATCGGCATATCAACAAGATTTTCAAAAACTGTTTATGCGTATGCAAGACCGCTTAGACCACAGCGAATGGATAGATTTATACAAAAAACTAATTTTTTGGGAATTGGAATTAGATAAATCTAACACCAACGAAATGGCTGAAATATTAGCCAGCCAAAAGTCTGAAGCCAATAAAGAATTTGCTAAATATGTAACTAAAAATTATATTGATTGGTTTAAAAATACAGACGAAGCTCCTCTTTTATCTCACAACTTATTTAAAGAAAAAGTTTTTAACTTGCTAAAACAAGATAAACCTACTTTCTTTATTTTAATAGATAATTTCCGTTATGACCAGTGGAAAGCTATAGAGCCTGTATTGTTAGAAAACTTTAAAGTGCAGCAAGAAGATATGTTTTACAGCATACTGCCTACGGCAACTCAATACGCCCGAAACGCCATTTTTAGTGGATTAACGCCTTTGCAAATTCAAGAACATTACCCTAACTATTGGAAAAATGATGAAGACGAAGGTGGCAAAAATCTTTATGAAGAAGAATTAGTTAATGAGCTGATAAAGAGAACTTTCAGAGAGCCAATAAAAGTAAGTTACACTAAAGTAACCAATTTTGATGCAGGCAAACTTTTAGAAGACAACATGAATAATTTACTTAATAATAAACTCAATGTTATAGTTTATAATTTTGTAGATACCGTTTCTCATGCTAAAACAGAAATGGATATGATAAAAGAGTTGGCAAGCGATGATAGTGCTTTTCGTTCGTTAACATTAAGTTGGTTTGAGCACTCACCGCTACACAATGCTATAAAAAAATTAATAGACAAAGATGTAAACATAGTAATAACTACCGACCACGGCATGAAATTAGTTCAGCATCCATCAAAATGTATAGGCGATAGAAATACATCTACCAATATAAGATATAAAACAGGCAAAAGCTTAGCGTTTGAAGCCCGAGATGTTTTTGAAGTTAAAGACCCAAAACAGGCACACTTACCTTCAACTAATTTAAGTTCAAGCTACATTTTTGCTAAAGAAGATATATATTTAGTTTACCAAAATAACTACAATAAATTTGTTCAATATTTTAAAGATACTTTTCAGCATGGCGGTATTTCTTTAGAAGAAATGATAATACCGTACATAGAACTTAAAGCAAAATAA
- a CDS encoding pyruvate dehydrogenase complex E1 component subunit beta gives MRQIRYRDALREAMTEEMRRDKLVFLMGEEVAEYNGAYKVSQGMLDEFGPKRIIDTPISELGFSGIAVGAAMNGVRPIVEFMTWNFAVLAFDQIVNGAAKIHSMSGGQFHCPVVFRGASGSAGQLGASHSQTFESWMANVPGLKVISPSNPYDAKGLLKSAIRDNDPICFMESELMYSDMGEVPEEEYLIPIGKADIKRAGTDVTIVSFNKMMKVALEAAEALAEESIQAEVIDLRTIRPLDYPTIVQSLKKTNRLVIIDESWPFGNIASEITYQVQKHAFDYLDAPIKRISGADANMHYAPNLVDAYLPTVKRVVQAVKEAMYV, from the coding sequence ATGAGACAAATACGATATAGAGATGCCCTACGAGAAGCTATGACAGAAGAAATGCGTAGAGATAAATTGGTTTTTTTAATGGGCGAAGAAGTAGCAGAATACAATGGTGCTTACAAAGTAAGCCAAGGAATGCTTGATGAATTTGGGCCCAAACGTATTATTGACACGCCAATTTCTGAATTAGGTTTTTCAGGAATAGCTGTCGGTGCCGCCATGAATGGCGTACGCCCTATTGTAGAATTTATGACATGGAATTTTGCAGTATTAGCATTTGACCAAATTGTAAACGGAGCAGCTAAAATACATAGTATGAGTGGCGGTCAGTTTCATTGCCCTGTTGTGTTTAGAGGAGCAAGCGGTAGTGCAGGTCAGTTAGGAGCTTCGCACTCACAAACTTTTGAAAGCTGGATGGCAAACGTGCCCGGTTTAAAAGTTATTTCTCCTTCAAATCCTTATGATGCTAAAGGTTTATTAAAATCCGCTATAAGAGATAACGACCCTATTTGCTTTATGGAATCTGAACTAATGTACAGCGATATGGGTGAAGTGCCGGAAGAAGAATACTTAATTCCCATAGGAAAAGCTGATATTAAAAGAGCAGGAACAGACGTAACGATTGTTTCTTTTAACAAAATGATGAAAGTAGCTTTAGAGGCTGCCGAAGCATTGGCAGAAGAAAGCATACAAGCGGAAGTTATAGATTTAAGAACTATTAGACCTTTAGACTACCCTACTATTGTACAATCTTTAAAGAAAACTAATAGATTGGTAATTATAGATGAAAGCTGGCCTTTTGGGAATATAGCTTCTGAAATTACTTACCAAGTACAAAAACACGCTTTTGACTATTTAGATGCTCCAATAAAACGCATAAGTGGAGCAGATGCTAATATGCACTATGCTCCCAACCTTGTAGATGCTTATTTACCTACGGTAAAAAGAGTAGTGCAAGCCGTTAAAGAAGCAATGTATGTTTAG
- a CDS encoding DNA-3-methyladenine glycosylase I gives MTKKRCAWVSSDDLYIKYHDEEWGVPVYDDDKLFEFLILEGFQAGLSWITILKKRESFRLAFDNFDYKKIAKYDAKKITELLKNEGIVRNKLKVNATVTNAKAFMDIQKEFGSFSKYIWGFVNGKPIINHYKNIKEVPAKTELSDKISKDLKKRGFKFVGSTIIYAHMQATGMVNDHTTDCFRH, from the coding sequence ATGACCAAAAAAAGATGTGCTTGGGTAAGTTCAGATGACCTTTATATAAAATACCATGATGAAGAATGGGGCGTACCTGTTTATGATGACGATAAATTATTTGAGTTTTTAATTTTAGAAGGTTTTCAAGCAGGATTGAGTTGGATAACGATACTTAAAAAAAGAGAAAGTTTTAGATTAGCTTTTGACAATTTTGATTATAAGAAAATAGCAAAATATGATGCTAAAAAAATAACAGAGTTACTCAAGAATGAAGGCATAGTTAGAAATAAATTGAAAGTTAACGCTACCGTTACCAATGCAAAAGCTTTTATGGATATACAAAAAGAATTTGGCAGTTTCAGTAAATATATTTGGGGATTTGTGAATGGTAAACCTATTATAAACCATTATAAAAACATAAAAGAAGTACCTGCTAAAACAGAACTTTCCGATAAAATAAGTAAGGACTTAAAGAAAAGAGGTTTTAAATTTGTAGGTAGCACTATTATTTATGCCCACATGCAAGCCACAGGCATGGTAAACGACCATACTACAGATTGTTTTAGACATTAA
- a CDS encoding HD domain-containing protein, which translates to MKQKVINDPVHGFISISDKLIFNIIEHPYFQRLKRIKQLGLTYLVYPGAHHTRFHHALGAYHLMKKAINVLQNKGVKITKEEALAAQLAILLHDIGHGPFSHTLEHILIKGTSHEKISLLYMQKLNEEFNGQLDLAIKIFTNQYHKKFLYQLVSGQLDVDRLDYLTRDSYFTGVSEGVINYNRIIDMIDVFDNELVVESKGIYSVEKFLVSRRIMYWQVYLHKTVISAEQMLVKVVQRAQELAKKDTDVSTRTMMDFFLSEKSQDKNSDNFLLNFSKLDDIDVLASLKVWSNHNDKILSFLSNSLLNRKLFKIKIQNEDFKPKTIAEIRDKLIAKLNVSENEVSYLMPYKSITSYLYHPDHAKIKILFKNNKVLDFIDASDQWNTLTVEKAVTKHYVCFPKQMLD; encoded by the coding sequence ATGAAGCAAAAAGTTATTAATGACCCTGTTCATGGTTTTATATCCATTTCTGATAAACTCATTTTTAATATTATTGAACATCCTTATTTTCAGCGTTTAAAAAGGATAAAACAGTTGGGATTAACATATTTAGTATATCCCGGTGCTCATCATACACGTTTTCATCATGCACTTGGGGCTTATCATTTAATGAAAAAAGCCATTAATGTACTGCAAAACAAAGGCGTAAAAATTACTAAAGAAGAAGCATTGGCGGCTCAATTAGCTATTTTACTCCACGATATTGGGCATGGACCTTTTTCTCATACCTTAGAGCATATACTAATTAAAGGTACTTCGCATGAGAAAATTTCATTGCTATATATGCAAAAACTTAATGAAGAATTTAATGGTCAATTAGATTTAGCAATAAAGATTTTTACTAATCAATATCATAAAAAGTTTTTGTATCAATTAGTAAGCGGACAGCTTGATGTAGATAGACTAGATTATTTAACCCGAGATAGCTATTTTACAGGTGTAAGCGAAGGCGTTATTAACTACAATAGAATTATTGACATGATAGATGTATTTGATAATGAGCTTGTTGTAGAATCTAAAGGTATTTACTCCGTAGAGAAATTTTTAGTTTCAAGACGTATTATGTATTGGCAGGTTTATTTGCATAAAACCGTAATTAGTGCCGAGCAAATGCTGGTAAAAGTAGTGCAAAGAGCTCAAGAATTGGCTAAAAAAGACACTGATGTTTCTACAAGAACTATGATGGACTTTTTTTTGAGTGAAAAATCTCAAGATAAAAACTCCGATAATTTTCTTTTAAATTTTTCAAAGCTTGACGATATAGATGTTTTGGCTTCGCTGAAAGTTTGGAGCAACCATAACGACAAAATTTTGTCTTTTTTGAGCAATAGTTTATTAAATAGGAAACTGTTTAAAATTAAAATTCAAAATGAGGATTTTAAGCCTAAAACAATAGCAGAAATTAGAGATAAATTAATAGCTAAGCTTAATGTTTCTGAAAATGAAGTGTCATATTTAATGCCGTATAAATCAATAACAAGCTATTTGTATCATCCCGACCATGCTAAAATTAAAATACTGTTTAAAAACAATAAAGTATTAGATTTTATAGATGCATCTGACCAATGGAACACTTTAACGGTAGAAAAAGCTGTTACCAAACATTATGTTTGTTTTCCTAAGCAGATGTTGGACTAA
- a CDS encoding NAD(P)H-dependent oxidoreductase has protein sequence MKILAFAGSSSSQSINKKLVQFTCTLFNTKNIDFIDLNDFEMPVFSEDKEKNGIPKQAYSFAQHIDNCNLIVMSLAEHNGAYTAAFKNLFDWTSRIPNRTVFENKPILLMATSDGQKGGQFVLAMAKNRFPFNGGVVLDTFSLPEFSKNFKEGKGIINEELLLSLKSKVKKIEQEL, from the coding sequence ATGAAAATTTTAGCCTTTGCAGGTAGTAGCAGTTCTCAATCTATAAATAAAAAATTAGTACAGTTTACTTGTACTTTATTCAATACAAAAAATATAGATTTTATAGATTTGAATGATTTTGAAATGCCTGTTTTTAGCGAAGACAAAGAAAAAAATGGCATTCCTAAGCAAGCTTATTCTTTTGCTCAGCATATAGATAACTGCAATTTAATAGTAATGTCATTAGCTGAGCATAATGGAGCTTACACCGCTGCTTTTAAAAATTTATTTGACTGGACAAGCCGAATACCTAACAGAACTGTTTTTGAAAACAAACCCATTTTACTCATGGCAACATCAGATGGACAGAAAGGTGGACAATTTGTGTTAGCTATGGCAAAAAATAGGTTTCCATTTAATGGAGGTGTGGTTTTAGATACATTTTCACTACCGGAATTTAGCAAAAACTTTAAAGAAGGTAAAGGCATTATTAATGAAGAACTTTTGCTTAGCTTAAAATCAAAAGTTAAAAAAATTGAACAAGAGCTTTAA